A window of Pedobacter lusitanus contains these coding sequences:
- a CDS encoding flippase, producing MKLPGLKGFDEEAFNKYFKNTGWLMFGKILSMVIGFVIARYLKASSFGELSFADAFTVIIAAVGALGLDTFIIREILNEPHKKDEILGTALLMRLAVNALLIPITVGIYLLFHHYSEKPGDSLTWIILILSFASFFKSFNVIDSYFQSQVASKYVVKVQNICVILSAAVKILLVVFKMPLIYFAASLTFDSFALAAGLVYMYHSRGYSLFTWSFNRIRAINLLKQSFPLILSAVMVSIYMKIDQVMLKSVGSVEVGIYSAAAKISEAWFFIPVAIVTSVFPALIHARKTDTGRYTKRLRNLYDLLVFISLPVAIVISFLGPFIIQFLYGDTYNGAGQMLSIHIWSGIFVFLGSASSQYLLAEGYTMISFQRTMLGAIVNILLNFWLIPACGGIGASIATLVACASSAFYLLFIPKTRQQGIMMLKSLFLFTVFQKIFKRQENSPHV from the coding sequence ATGAAACTACCCGGTTTAAAAGGTTTTGATGAGGAGGCGTTTAACAAGTATTTTAAAAATACCGGATGGCTGATGTTTGGAAAAATTCTGAGCATGGTTATTGGTTTTGTTATTGCGAGATATCTTAAAGCTTCTTCTTTTGGAGAACTCAGTTTTGCTGATGCCTTTACTGTAATCATTGCTGCAGTTGGTGCATTAGGTCTGGACACTTTCATCATCCGGGAGATTCTGAATGAACCACATAAAAAAGATGAGATTTTAGGTACTGCTTTATTGATGCGTTTAGCAGTAAATGCCTTACTGATCCCAATCACCGTAGGTATCTATCTGCTTTTTCATCATTATTCTGAAAAACCAGGAGACTCCCTGACCTGGATTATTTTAATTCTGTCCTTCGCTTCTTTTTTCAAATCCTTTAATGTGATTGATTCTTATTTTCAATCGCAGGTTGCTTCAAAATATGTGGTAAAAGTTCAGAATATTTGTGTCATTTTATCTGCTGCAGTCAAGATATTACTGGTCGTTTTCAAAATGCCGCTGATTTATTTTGCAGCTTCACTCACCTTTGACAGTTTTGCGCTTGCGGCTGGTCTGGTTTATATGTATCATAGCAGAGGTTATAGTCTGTTTACCTGGAGCTTTAACCGTATCAGAGCGATTAATCTGTTAAAACAGTCCTTCCCACTGATTCTTTCTGCGGTTATGGTTTCTATTTATATGAAGATTGACCAGGTCATGTTAAAGAGTGTTGGCAGTGTTGAAGTAGGAATTTACAGTGCCGCAGCCAAAATCAGCGAGGCCTGGTTTTTTATTCCTGTTGCGATAGTAACTTCGGTATTCCCGGCACTGATCCATGCGCGCAAAACGGATACCGGCAGATATACAAAAAGACTAAGAAATCTATACGACTTACTGGTATTTATCAGTTTACCGGTAGCTATCGTAATTAGTTTCCTGGGCCCTTTTATCATTCAGTTTCTTTATGGAGATACTTATAATGGTGCCGGGCAGATGTTATCCATACATATCTGGTCTGGCATATTCGTTTTCTTAGGCAGTGCGAGTTCACAGTACTTACTGGCAGAGGGTTATACGATGATTTCTTTTCAGCGGACCATGCTGGGAGCGATTGTGAATATCCTGCTGAACTTCTGGCTGATTCCTGCCTGTGGTGGTATTGGCGCATCCATTGCAACCCTGGTTGCCTGTGCGTCCAGCGCCTTTTATCTTTTATTTATTCCCAAAACCAGACAGCAGGGTATAATGATGTTAAAATCATTATTTTTGTTTACTGTGTTTCAAAAAATATTCAAACGCCAGGAAAATTCACCGCATGTATAA
- a CDS encoding class I SAM-dependent methyltransferase produces MLSDEVKSAYDNFYTQTDTTWRMLGAEAKAKNIMDVCKSIRPDKVLEVGAGDGSILHFLNEWDFGKELYALEIADTGVSLIKNRNLSRLKEVQSFDGYKIPYADNEFDLVILAHVLEHVEHERILIRELKRVAKNLVIEVPLDYRFGVDKRMKHFLDYGHINMYTPTAIRFLLQSEGLEIIDDKVSMTPTATIKFNQFVNNKTPKTFSRVLRIELEYRIKKTIGNILGIKKQEQYGNAYTVLTKKSSQTLQIF; encoded by the coding sequence ATGTTAAGCGATGAAGTAAAATCTGCATACGATAATTTTTATACGCAAACCGATACCACATGGCGCATGCTTGGAGCAGAAGCCAAAGCAAAAAACATAATGGATGTCTGTAAAAGTATCCGCCCTGACAAAGTACTGGAAGTTGGCGCCGGCGACGGCAGCATCCTGCATTTCTTAAATGAATGGGATTTTGGCAAAGAACTGTATGCACTGGAAATTGCTGATACTGGTGTTTCTCTGATCAAAAACCGTAATCTGAGTCGCCTTAAAGAGGTACAGAGTTTTGACGGCTATAAAATACCTTATGCAGACAATGAGTTTGACCTGGTCATTCTGGCGCACGTACTGGAACATGTGGAACATGAGCGTATACTGATCAGGGAATTGAAACGTGTGGCAAAAAATCTGGTCATCGAAGTTCCGCTGGATTATCGCTTTGGCGTGGATAAACGGATGAAACATTTTCTGGATTACGGCCATATCAATATGTACACGCCTACTGCAATACGCTTTTTATTACAGAGTGAAGGGCTGGAAATTATTGATGATAAAGTTTCAATGACCCCCACTGCAACAATTAAATTCAACCAGTTTGTCAATAATAAAACGCCTAAAACTTTTTCCAGGGTTTTAAGGATAGAACTGGAATATAGAATCAAAAAGACAATCGGAAATATCCTGGGAATAAAAAAACAGGAACAATATGGGAATGCATATACCGTTTTAACAAAAAAATCAAGTCAGACTCTCCAAATATTTTAA
- a CDS encoding DinB family protein, giving the protein MRNSSVYSSLKKIVAAYNATLQEIPEDQFQLTPPIGGWSYSEVYSHIFDLSLLSLGEIEKCIQGEGKIKPTAFVVKMILFLGSFPPKAKYKVPKALQGREQKITKAAAADFIEKFLEQLNIVYSQLHLADSAIKTRHPRLGYLNARQWFRFTEIHLNHHLKQLKRIEKSF; this is encoded by the coding sequence ATGCGTAATTCTTCTGTATATTCTTCATTGAAAAAAATTGTGGCAGCCTATAATGCAACATTACAGGAAATTCCTGAAGATCAGTTTCAGTTAACACCTCCTATTGGTGGCTGGTCTTACAGTGAAGTCTACTCGCATATTTTTGATCTTAGTCTGCTTTCTCTTGGAGAAATTGAGAAATGTATTCAGGGAGAGGGAAAAATAAAACCTACTGCCTTTGTGGTAAAAATGATCTTATTTTTAGGCAGTTTTCCTCCTAAAGCCAAATATAAAGTCCCAAAAGCTTTACAGGGCAGGGAGCAGAAAATAACCAAAGCAGCCGCCGCAGATTTTATAGAAAAATTCCTTGAACAACTGAATATAGTCTATTCTCAGCTGCATCTGGCTGATTCTGCCATTAAAACACGGCATCCTCGTCTGGGCTATTTGAATGCCAGACAATGGTTCCGTTTTACTGAAATCCATTTAAATCATCATCTGAAACAATTAAAGCGGATTGAGAAGAGTTTTTAA
- a CDS encoding class I SAM-dependent methyltransferase — MDNLLTDRQFWVNYWESKTGLSVNIPANYLFHQELGSIVNTQKVKTAIELGGFPGYYAVFLKKYLKLDVTLLDYFVHQPVTNSLLEANKLTESDIHIIETDLFNHQETRQYDLVLSCGLIEHFNDTADIIQRHIDFVKPGGTLFITLPNFNAVNGWFQKSFDRANYDKHNISCMDPELLASICRKAGLEVIQSKYFGHFSVWLENEKQRSAGVKLLKKSIWLAGKVFTKIFPFNSRQLSPYIILEARKQK, encoded by the coding sequence ATGGATAACCTTTTAACAGACAGACAATTTTGGGTAAATTATTGGGAAAGTAAAACGGGATTGTCGGTTAATATCCCTGCAAATTATTTATTTCATCAGGAGCTTGGTTCTATAGTGAATACCCAAAAGGTAAAAACTGCGATAGAGCTTGGAGGTTTTCCCGGCTATTACGCTGTCTTTCTTAAAAAGTATCTGAAGCTTGATGTTACGCTGCTGGATTATTTCGTTCATCAGCCCGTAACGAACTCTTTGCTTGAGGCAAATAAGCTGACAGAGAGTGATATTCATATTATTGAGACCGATCTCTTCAACCATCAGGAGACCCGGCAGTATGACCTGGTTTTATCCTGTGGTCTTATTGAGCATTTCAATGATACTGCGGATATTATTCAGCGGCATATTGATTTCGTAAAACCTGGGGGGACTCTTTTTATAACGCTTCCTAACTTCAATGCAGTTAACGGATGGTTTCAAAAATCCTTTGACCGTGCCAATTACGACAAGCACAACATTAGTTGTATGGACCCTGAACTTCTGGCATCCATCTGCAGAAAAGCTGGCCTTGAGGTAATCCAGTCCAAATACTTTGGGCATTTCAGTGTGTGGCTTGAGAATGAAAAACAAAGATCCGCTGGTGTAAAACTCTTAAAGAAATCCATCTGGCTGGCCGGGAAAGTATTCACAAAAATATTCCCTTTCAACTCCCGTCAGTTGTCCCCTTACATTATCCTGGAGGCTAGAAAACAGAAATAG
- a CDS encoding glycosyltransferase — MQSFAPIALFVYNRPKHTERTLKFLKQNELAAESRLFIFSDGPKTPADEENVQEVRELLKHVEGFKSVEIIERKLNMGLAESVIAGVSRLVKDYKQVIVFEDDLVTSPYTLTYFNDALNRYRQEDKVMHIGAYMYHLKENTLPESFFYRAATSWGWATWERAWQHFEPNIDTLMGQFNAKKKADFSIDHQMNFWKQMKDFKNGKNNSWAIRWYASIFLKGGLTLNPSQSLVNNIGHDGTGVHSGINDIYNVIINPKPVKVFPEVIAENEEAYRIIKGFLSTRKGSFFERVKRYLKEMKLFR; from the coding sequence ATGCAAAGTTTCGCTCCTATTGCCTTATTTGTTTATAACAGACCCAAGCATACTGAACGTACGCTTAAGTTTCTGAAACAGAATGAACTGGCAGCTGAAAGCCGCCTATTCATTTTCTCTGACGGCCCTAAAACACCAGCCGACGAGGAAAATGTACAGGAAGTAAGGGAGTTACTGAAACATGTGGAAGGATTCAAATCGGTAGAGATCATTGAAAGAAAACTAAATATGGGCCTCGCTGAATCTGTAATCGCTGGTGTAAGCAGATTAGTGAAAGATTATAAACAGGTTATTGTTTTTGAAGATGACCTGGTAACTTCGCCTTATACACTGACTTATTTTAATGACGCACTGAACCGCTACCGCCAGGAGGATAAGGTTATGCATATTGGTGCTTATATGTACCATCTTAAAGAGAATACTTTACCGGAATCTTTTTTCTACCGCGCTGCAACAAGCTGGGGATGGGCAACCTGGGAAAGAGCCTGGCAACATTTCGAACCGAACATCGATACACTGATGGGACAGTTTAACGCAAAGAAAAAAGCAGATTTTTCGATTGATCATCAAATGAACTTCTGGAAACAGATGAAGGATTTTAAAAATGGCAAAAATAATTCCTGGGCAATCAGATGGTACGCTTCAATCTTTTTAAAAGGTGGTCTTACTCTGAATCCAAGCCAGTCACTGGTCAATAATATTGGCCATGATGGTACTGGAGTACATTCAGGTATAAATGATATTTATAATGTAATTATTAACCCGAAACCGGTGAAGGTTTTTCCTGAGGTTATCGCAGAAAATGAAGAGGCTTACAGGATTATTAAGGGTTTTCTGAGTACGAGGAAGGGGAGTTTCTTCGAAAGAGTGAAGAGGTATCTGAAAGAGATGAAGCTTTTCAGGTGA